The DNA segment ctcacccttcaaaccggaacacaacaatatcaagtattgctgttttgcggtagaatatctgatgagtgggtaataATAACTTGGTATTATTCTAGTTTGAGAGGTGAGTGAGTTACACTGGGTAACTACAGATACACGAGAAAGAACATCTTAGAACTCAAGGTACTATGCATTGACTATGTAAAggttattttttcttacagtGCCGTGTTGATTGAGTTACAGTGGGCGATGTTGATTTTAATGTACATACCGTACCACAGTTATGCTTaacaaataatcatttttaataattttaaatgatttgaaGAGGTACCTACTTAATTGAGGTAATATAGTAAAATGCTTTAAATTAATAGCAAACTGGTATggcattaaaaacatttatgcgTGTGATACGATCGAttgatcgatataaataaataatcttgtgAGAATTTAAAAGGAGTGcagttgtttaattattacCGATATTCGTTATTTTCGCAAGCCGAACAAGGCATCTCGTCTTCGCCACCAGGACAGTCTCTAGTTCCATCACAGATCCAGTCTCTTGGCACACAGGAACCGTCTCCACATGCAAGCTCACGAGAGAAGCAAGGAGCGCGAGCAGTTGCACAGTTGTTACTAGAGTACTGATTGCAAGCAAACATAGGTTGTAGATCCGCTGGCAACATTCCATCACAGCTGTCGAcgattgcttaaaaaaataatcatgatatttttttttagtctttaATGTACTATAAgacacgttttttttaaaaagtaattaaaactagTAAATCCCGCAGCGTCAAATTCAATTTGTGACGAAAATTCATTCTGTCatttttaacgtacataatgcctatttgaattatacatgatacaaaatatttaaattattaggtagcgtaactaagaataaaataaaaaatgttgttttagtTTTGGTAAATCaagcaaatagccatattaactttaaaagaggcagttattttgaaatcacaatcttatttgtattatttaaataaagaaagtagAACCAATTTCCattaaatcaaacaattaaaattagtgAGTAATAAAGCACACACCTTTGCAAAAGTTATAGCATGGCAGTTTCGGGGCGTATGGTGGTGGACTGCATTCTGGCTCGAGAAGTGAACAAGCAAAGTGTCTGACTCTTTGGCTGCAGTTCGTGCTGACAAGATATTGTATCTGTGGTAGCAAGGTTGTTACGTCCACCGTGCCAACGGTGGCGGGGGCTCCCGCCAAGTCATACGGCAGGACTCCACGGCATAGAGGTAGGCGAGTGGAACGACATTGAGGCACTGTAATATATaaaggaaatattatttaagttacagATATTTTTGGATAACGAAGTTATTTCTtcttgaaaaaattaataatcgaaTAATAGTTTagcatcatatattatttatataagcgtTATATTATGTAAGCAAGCACTCAGTATGACTGTCTGACTGACTGTCTAACTGACtgttagtatattaaaaaattgttttttttctctatgaatattttttttagtaaaatgttttttgatagttttaatatttctatatagtcttaaattaaaacattacaattaaacatGTACAAAGAATAAAGAAAAGTGCAAACACATTTTATAGCTGTGAAAATACTGTGGAAATAAGCATTGGCTTACCTTTAACCGCAAGCCCCTTGGTCTGAATGTAGTAAAAGGTTTCAACTTACCATCGTAATTACCATTTATAGGATATTTTTTTGTGGTGGAGTCATCTCTGTCCCGCCATGTTGGAAGAGTTGGGGACACCCTTGTATTATAAAGTGAATTTTGAGTAGTGGACTTCATATTTTCTGCGTCTTCTATTGAAATACCGAAAAGTTTTGAATGACCTGAGGTAAATTTGACGTCACTGTTAACGGCAGGCCGACTGTAATATTCTTGCACTTCAGGAGGAACGTCAGGCTTAGGTTGGATGAGTTGCTTCATTTTTGTCGTATCAAATTGTGGTAAAGGCAGAGAAGATGGAGATACTTGGTGAATATGAATTTCTGGTTTGgaatatttcattgtatttttgtttgctTGTTGTTTAAGATAATTAGCTATATCGTTGGATGATTCTGCATGTGTGATGCTCTCTGTTATTAGTACACCTTCTGTACTCGTTGTAGTAATTGCGTTGCCATCTTTGAAATAAACAGCTAGAGGTTTTTCTGGTTTCTGAGTTATGTGTGGTTTTAATGTAGAATCGCTAGGTACAGTTGTAGTAACTTTGAGCAACTTGGGAGAACGAGAGCTTTCTGAATCTGCTTCTTCATTTCCATACTGAACTTCCGGAGCGATGTGGGTAGGAAACACAGGTGGTAGGGGTAGTTTTCTTTTCGGTAGTGTTTCCGTTACTATATCAACTATAGAAGATAAGTCATAATTGTTGTGGTCAGAATCGTAAAAGTCGATTTCCGGAGGATTTGAACCtgaatttttaaagaatagtgATCTTTTAGAAGAACTAATAAATAGCAGAGAAGCAAAAAtggaacaaatattaaataaaacataatgaaataacaaaaacataaaaaactaataCAGTGATTTATTGTCCGACACGACgtgtgttaaattatataatatgtgcgAAGTGCTTTAAAGGAGTACGTAGatcatatcaatattttttaaataaactgctcaaaagttaaaaaaaatgccaAATATATCAAACCTGGTGGTCGCGACTTTTCCGTTCCTGTTTGCAAAGTTGGTTTGATAGCCAGTTTGTTTTGGTTATTGTGTGATTGCGCCTCTGAAATACTTTCTTCCCAATATGTGGCATTGACTGTATCCGATTCAGCGTCCATATTAACTGAAATCATAAAATTCTCCattcaaacatacatacattcacccaacttgttttattttaatataacttcgaATTTTCTGGATACGTATTCAGAATATAATACACCAATACCTGCAACTTTGACATGGCTAAGCGACCCTACGTTATTCGAATGAGTTAGCACAAATAAGTATTACTAAATAGAATAAGTAATAGCTACGTAGAGTTGGgccacagtaacagcctcttaatgtcccactgctgggctaaggcctcctctccctttttgaggagaaggtttggagcttattccaccacgctgctccaatgcgggttggtagaatacacatgtggcagaatttcaatgaaattagacacatgcaggtttcctcacgatgttttccttcaccgttaaagcacgagatgaattataaacacaaattaagcacatgaaaattcagtggtgcttgcccgggtttgaacccacgatcatcggttaagattcacgcgttcttaccactaggccatctcggcttgagtTGGGCCAGCCACCAACCAAATAATTCATAACATCGGAAGTTAATTtcctttggaagtaaaattagtGCGTGTTCAATTAAAATCTGCCTTGTAATGTTTAATATGACTTGAGTGCTGTATTGTATAATTAGTATTGATAATTGAAGTCCAAAAATGTAAAGGTCGTAAGTTCAAAAACTATTCAGTTAATGAAttgcttaattttttcattttcatttcgtGAGCAGCAATAAAGAAAAAGATTacgtttgaaattatttttattagattgcgcctgaatgttatttttttctgtagttATGAAATAATTGCTTTGATATTATTAGCAGGAGTCGTTCAAAACACATGAAACGACCGTGTTACGTACACGgccatttatatacatttcagtATATAGTAACGTAGAAAAAATGTCAATAAGTagattctttataattaaataaatatctttaaaaaatcttGATGGGCCTTTCGTTATTAGCAATATACCAATTTCTCGATTGATAGATAGTATTTATTAGGCGTCACCAtagatatgtataatatacatctGTGGCGGTCACCTTTTCAAGTGCAAACAGTTAATCGTATTCGAATTGACGTAACTACACAGGAAGCATGAGGACGTGAGACAGTGAAAGCGGGGTTAAAGAAGTCACTAGCACGCCCCCGCAGCTACGCAAGATGAGATCGACCTAGTCATCATTAATCCTTATCAGTTACACAACTGTTTTAGAACGAAAcgtattcgatttttaaacgcATGTGCAACACTCACGATTATCATTTTCAATCTTGgttttcaacaatatttatatgtaaatttgtatgtgtatttaatatttatatttgtatgtaaaggtCGTTCGAaagttaatatcaaatataattaatatttaatatataaacgttataatagcaatattattttgCTTGACCTACTACACAATTAGGGTACAACTAAGCGAATATTATACATAAGAGCTATGGCGATTATAGCCGGACAATTCAGGTGTGAACCAATTACCCGTATGGTACGAGTGCATATTAAAATACGtgcttgttattttaattgtatacaaattgttcttattctaatataatttcGACGgaacatttttgaaaattaatttgtttatacaaaaattagttattttttttgttttggcaAAAGTTCTTTgccaaaacataaaaaataactaaaaaagttGGACTTATCCAGAGGCCATTTGAAACTTAAGATATTATTACAGACTTGCAAACCGTTCTTCGCTAACATTGtattcagtttgtgacgaaaatctttccagatatttaaattatcagcTAGGAGTggtagtctaaaataaaaaaaaatatggttgtTTGGCTTTGCATTTGTAACGCATGTGTTTTAGACAAACAGTTgctttggttttggtaactcgctaAGAGCCGTATTTACGTGAAAAGAGACAGCTATTTTGAAAACGCAGAAagaatctttaattttattttgtatgtataggTTTGTtgtttttgtgattataattcatctcgtgcttaacggtgaaggaaaacatcgtgaggaaacctgcatgtgtctaatttcattgaaattctgtcacatgtgtattctaccaacccgcattggagcagcgtggtggaataagctccacaaccttctcctcaaaagggagaggaggccttagcccagcagtgggacattaacaggctgttactgttactgtatacaaaaAGGTTTACATTGAATAATCTTCgcaatagttatatttattttttatatcttgtaTGTAAAATTACCATATTACtggtatatagtattatatataggtaaatttaaaaactataatatagtaCCCTAGGCTAATTACGTTGTCAGTAATTTTGACGTCAGACgaaaataagttaattactaAAACCTATGTAGGTAACTGTAACTGCAAACACCCTAAGGCTGAGTGTCAATGACTAACTAACATTATTATGCATTATATAATTGGTCAAATAAATACCCTTTTCTCGGGAACATGTTAATAACGATCATGTTGTGTTTGCataggtatttaattttaatgaaacttgttaatttaaaaaaggaacgtgaaagatatatttttttaactcggGTACACTATTAAGGCCTTTTAATCTCGATCTGCTTAAAACATTAAGAAATGATATTAAGCCAACTAATATGGTTGATTTTGTatagcgttttttttaaatttcgttttaacttttataaaaagtattatttattagtattatttttaatgaaaagtgttgaatttactaaattaacggtatcttaatttgttttaggAAGGAACATTTTCAATATAACGATGACGTGTAAATCGATCAAATGGTGGTATGTTATCACTGTTACCAATAAATATTGCCACTCATTTCACAAATACACACAGTCATTACTCCACTAACCATAAAACCTAATATGCCTTCAGCTTGTCCAACCAATGAGACTATCGTTGGTTTTTCTAATGTTTAGCCTTAGAAAAACTGACTAGCCGGAGCACTCGGAACGTTTAATACAAAGTCTGGATATGTCttggtataattataataaataaaataacttgaaatagtttaatttgataattattttctcTGTCTCATAtctaaatacttattagtatgTACGGGTCTAATCTTTTATcaatgtttgtattaatttttagcgTAGTTAAAGtcgaatatttgaaatttttttattacacagactgtaattttaaacatgttgttacaatattgttaaaaaatgtataaaagaaaGTAAGTCAGAGGGCTTATTGTGTAAAATTCATGCATTATGTAGGCACGTTTTGCAAAGATGCACAATAGCTGTCGTGAGGTCAACTTTCATTTTCGACAATCCATTGCAAAAAGAGTCAATTCAAAGCATATTAAGGAGACATGTGGATTTCAGGTACGCAATCTCGTATGAACCATAAgcgaatattttgattataattctgCGGTTGCTTTCAAAATTGTTAATCCTTCGCGTGCTGGACGAGAAAGTGTCTGAATATTTATGAACAGATCAAAGGCTTGGTAAATTGTCCATAGgtaacaaagtatatatatgagAAAGACTATAATTGGTTAGAAAGTTATTTACGACCCTCCCGCGCTGTTGTCCTGTAATTATCGTATTTTACCAGTTATATTAGCCGATAAACGATGTCGCAGGCAATTTTTTGGCTAATTGGTTTTAAAAGCTCACAAAAACATCGCGTATAGTTGAAGAGAGAAGATAAAGATAATACGGACAATAATTATCTCGGTCGCTTTTGGCTATCATATTACTTTCAACGTTAATGTGTATGTGCTGAAAATGTCAcaaaagcatatttttatattcttaattttaatggGGTTGGTTCGTATTTGCAAGTTGGCAGattaaattctttatttgaTAGTGATATTTCATGGAACATGTTGAATTTAGAAGATAAGCGTTACCTACTCTCTAAACATTGTAATTACATAAGAGTAGAAGATTTACTAAATAAAGGAGTCTTTTGTATTACGTGtatgaagaaataaaattttattgaaacactTTCACACGTATCATTACTTTTTACAGTGTAATAAATACCAATAGTTATAGCacataaaattgataattaactTGAATTTAATGGAAAAGCTGGCAAAGGTTACAGAAGGCCTGAACTCTGAGGTACACACGTTGACAGACCGACGCAAAAAGGCGTTCAACTAAATTTCGGTAACATTTTATAGCAGCTGTTaagtatatcttttattttaatatttaaatacgataATACTACGAGAAGCGataagaaatacataaaaatatggtGCATGTTTTTctcgtatttatttgttgttttattttgtcaaacACCTAACAGAGTGAAAGTTAAGAAACGGCTATGTTAACTTCAAGTTGTTACCAAATGTATAGGTcctaatatttaatcatttgtaTGACAGCACGGCatcatttacttggtggtagggcttgtaTAAGACCATTTGGGTGGATACAAACCActcataacatataatattgagaaactgcaatactgagtattgttgcATTTTGGTTTGGAGAACGAATGAGACAGTGTAACAAGGCAAAAGGGATATAACGCCTTAGTTCTTAGTAgcatggataatatttcttatagtgggTTGTGGTGACTagttaccattaggtggcccatttgccagactTCAATTTCTCATTTAGTCATTCTgcctaactattaaaaaaaactataaaaccaGTAGTATTTATGATTGGTATCGAAAATGTTACATCAACAGATTTGTTAAGTGTGATTTGTTGTGTATTTCTTTAATAGTAAAGCAATTTTTAACAACAATTAAAAGGCAAATTGTAACGAAAGATAACGAATgtacagaaatatttataaaattggtgAAAGTAATTGGAAGTTACTATATTTACAATAGAATTGTATAACAGTTGAAGATAAGACGTGAAccattaaagattatttttattgtatttattgcaatagtaattttaataggtaaaaaactaataaaaatgtagatcatcattaaatataatcaacttataatgtttatgtacttaacaaatgaaaaataactaccaaaaaagttaagttaaaatatgtgaaaatttatgacttaaaataaaaatacaataaacataaccctaatgtatatattttttatattaatacctgGCATGAGGAAATAAACGAAAACTGCAAGCGCGATGCAAACGGTAAACAGCGCGAGCGGCCATCGCAGCACACGTAACGCCCGGACCAGTTGGTTTGAGACGGCGCCACTGTCATTCGCCACGCGATATAAGCTGTCTGGATGCGAACCCTGCAACAAAcatttatcatatacatatacaaccaattttgttaagttaataaataaaaatactgaacATATAGAATTTTGTGTCAAAGGAAGAAAGGAtgattaattcttttttaatatcataagcatttatattttaaataagtaattttctttaataacactgttttttagtttttcaaTAAACAGTGAGTGTAGTAccctgttttttatttattgttgtaatgTTTCTGTCACCATCGGGCCTGAAAGAGATATCAGTCTCTGTCTGTGTGCTAAGAAGATATTGTAAATTTGTGTATAAACTTTACAATTAAAGCTCGAATTACACTTACACTCCGAAGTTGCCATGCCGCGACATGTTTGCCTAACTCCTAAAccatatttgattatattagttTGTCTTATGCTGCGTGTGACGTGTGTTATGTTGAATGAGGGATTGACCCCTCCTTaatatcaaaaatcaaaatcctTTCCAATTTACCTTTCGTAAATACCTCTACATACGAAACAAAGATCTCCtacaaatgtaatatttctatgtcttataattttaacttgTCACTGTACGTTGATAGTACGTCGGTCGGGTtatttacttatacatatatagatgatcaataaataattattgcacTCTTTATGGCTAGGAAATTAATAAGCATGTTAATCTCAAGTagaatgattattataaacttttccaaaaaaagaaaacaagtgTCATAtccaaaatgtaaatatttgttctCATTTGATAAAAACTTATGGTGTTAAATTATAGGTCGGAAAACATCAAACCGATATTACCATTAGAAGCGTGAAATAtctaattcatataaattactgtatttatttaaaacatcttATTAACGTCTTAATCAAATTGTGTTACGTAATGAAGAGTTATGGTATCAGAATGGAATGTTATGTTCGCTCGTTAATTTTtgataacaaacaaatttaattacgttaaaattaatgaattatataggcagaactgttatatatattttatgagataTAAACTGTTAATACTTCTTTAttgtagaataaaatttaaatttaattcgataAATATTTTGGTCGACAAGGTAGTTATGTCACAACGAAGCTATTAAGTTAATGGAACCCAGAATAATTTATTCGGATTTTAAGACTATAATGGTGTGTGATTTAAGGTAGAGGTGACACATCGACGGGATGGCCCCTGACCTTAGAGAAAGCTGACGAAGTCTCCCCAGTTTCATCGTAACACTGGTTTTATGAGTTTTTGATTTTTCttagtatatttatactaaataaagagctcataaatatacaataaaagtcTGGTGTATTGTAGATGATGTGGTAATAATCAATTCAACTACAGCGACTAGGTTTGCGTGACTAACACCTAATGACATCGCAAGCTATTTAGTAGATTATGTCAGTTTCTTTAGACGGCTTAacgtaaaatattgtaaacGATTTGTACTTTGTGTTCGTTTTgtgcgtatattttttttacttttgactgcctcgttcgtctagtggtttgatgtaaggccgcagacccgaaggtcctgggttcaattcccaggtcggggcagtaaaaagttattagatttttctgttagaaaattctcagttgctgcccggaatctggaagttggagtgtgtacactctcgtgccggaaagtacgtaaagccgttggtcctgcgcctgaactctttccggtcgtgtcggattgccgtcccatcggattatcagAGTGAAGGAagagagagagtgcacctgtgttagcgcacacacttgtgcactataatatctcctgcgtagttggctaatctctcttgagattagccgccgtggccaaaatcggtctggaggacattatattttttcaatatttaaacaagtaaataacgtaaatattttatattctacattTGATGGTTTTATTTGTAGAGCTTAATCCGTGCCAACTTTGTTTGGTTTAACATTTAGTAACAGCATTCTTActatgttgaaaaaaatatctcgataatgataaacattttactttgattatttttattttggttttcTTGAACCTTATAAGATGGCTTGCtgctacattatatttttgatggAATACCTATGTatctttttctattattaattaaaagtcaACGTTTTGAATGTAATTCGACAACAATGAAATGAGTACTGACAACTCAGGGTGAGTTGTTAGGAAGGAGTTTTTAGAAAATGAGATAAATTTttttcaacttacaattctgGAACAATTGTTTTCAATCGACTTCAAACATAGAAGATATTCTCAATTCgttttttgttaatgttataatGAATTAACCTCGTTTGTCCAGATCAATAAGTCTTGAGTTTGAATATTGAGTGGGTAAATAGATATTAGTTATAAAGTTGGCAGCATATTCTTGTTTCGGTGTTCCTGGTTTTTTTATACGCAGTGAAATATGTAGAGGGCATGAGCCTCTGCATAGGCCTGAACTAATCGATGCAAACCGAAAATAGTTCCAAATCGTTCTATCTGGCTATGACAATAATGGAAACCTTACTTAAGTCTTAACTTAGTTTTCACTTTACCACAATCGAATTGAAATGTAATCGTTGCTGTTtaacaaattatagaaaaaattctATAATCGGAAACgtgttataactattataaattagtagaatttacCACCAGGACGACGTCATTACGTCACGGTTATGggtttcattaaaatccatCAATAGTTTCACGTTATGCATACAGATAAAACTTTCAGAACGTTATGTTTTTAGTTCCACTGGCACCAATGGCGGTTTGACATTTCACATAATACATCTTACTCTTTAATTACATCCGTGTATGCGTAATAATGTagtatgtgttttatatttatagatagacCATCGATATGTACGTGGTACGCAATATATTTTCcttctaatatatatacatatcttaaacaagTTTCGTTATTAATAATCCATATTAGGCACGCGTGAAGGTAAATTAtcctaagaaataattaattgaaaatttagttTATGCGTACTAGATACTTTATATTTGTAAACGACTAAGCTGCAACccttttattatagtttatacgTCGTAACTAAGCCTAATTTACATAATCAATTTAGTTTAACACAATACATACCGGatactcatatatatttaatagcagTAGATTTAAATTACTTCGagtaaatacttacttaaacTGTCAATTATTTTAGGTAATTCAATTTGTTTCCACGAATATACAATTCTGAATGTACcccagtttatattaaaataaactgtacTTCGAAATGTGTATTTGCATTGATTTTAACTTACCATTTGACTATAATAGTATTCCTAGGATGAAATCCCTAGGAATACTAAAAAATGTCTATGTTGAGTGGTCCCCAGAGTCGAATCTTTTGTCAATGGTTTTTTATGTtcctattattttgtatatgattGTATGATTATATGACCTTATATATAGTACCTGTGTAtagttatattagtatataattatattcgtgAACTTGAAGGTCGTTATCGTCTCTCTTAACACAACACACTGAAATAATTTCATCATACCCCgtattgcattttttattattaatttttttattaaattcaatgtacctatgtatattactaaaataagtaatataatatatgtctaAAGCTGATGACTAATGCATTGGATGCAATATTCATTTTCACGGAAGCAGCGGAAAATGTGTTAAAACTTTTCAACTAATGTTTACATGCccgttttatatatgtaaacagTACATAAACTAATACTTTGATAAGCTTAATCCGTATGTACTAGTTAGAGTCaaagaaacatatatattttttacctctatattgattttaatttccaCAACTAATATTATTTGGAGTTATTGTTcatgtaaaatgaaatatggACGCATTGATTACAATGTAGAATCAAACTGTATTGTTTAagaaaattaagaaaacatGTAACAATTCAtgctgacatatatatatatatgttacgcAACTTACGTTGTACCCTACCTTTGCCGCAAATGTCTTCACTTCACGCGGCTTCGCGAAGTATTTGTCGAGCTTCGTATCATAACCCTGAATATCGTTAGCGTTCGGAAGTTGTGGAGATCTGACCCGATAAGTACCATATTGTTCACCGTGCTCAGATATCGTTGGTAAATTAGGTGAGCTGCAACTGCTACTGGAGCGCGAATACGCGTAGTTTACTGACCCATCGGCTGGATTCTTAGGCTTCTTTGTAAAAGCATGCCGTTTTGGTGGTTCTTCGAGCTTCAAATCGTACGTTTCGAATTTTTCCGTAACGAAGTTTTCTTCAACATCTGTCGTTGGGACGTAACGTAAAAGCCTCGGTTCCTTTATTTTCTTCTCGTATTTAACGGCATCTGTCTCATTGTCTAGCTCAGCTACATTACGTGAATGCCTTTCATTAGCAGATGTAGCTTTGTTTGCTTTTCTCTTAGTTTTTCTTTCAGCCGTGCGTGTTTGAACGTGATCGCTCACAATCTCTGAATCTGAGGACGGTCTGTCCCCATATAACACGTAATTACCGTTAACCatgttgtaaaaaatgtttattgtccGATTTCCAATAATTATAGAACACTTGAATAATTTCTTGTTTTTAACCCATAGTTATCTTTTCTTATATCATTATCAACGGAAATGCTGTTGTTGGTTGGTTGTATATAAATTCCCACAAGCTCTAGCACGATAAAACCTGTTCAAGAAGTCTGGCAATGAATGAAGTGCCATTTGCGAATGTggcttgtttgtttatttttatcgtgttaTGATTTTAAATGATGTAGCAAATTCTTAAGTAGTAATTTGTGCAATGTTAAAACAGTACACATGCGAAAAGTAAACGTAAACCATTATTCAGTCCTCATTAAAACGTAAATCGTCgctcaaaaaattaaatattttactgttaatttcaaagttattacgaaaatatttcgttttataattagtattattattaaaacaatatcttaTTTAGCCATACATAACAATTcgttaataaatcatattttataattactctgtatttttaaaaaatctcacCGATCATAGGCAAACAAATGAAGTACTTCGAAACAAATAATGAGAACATTCGCAATGTTGTAAATGCAAGTACTCAATAGATAACATTCGAAGCGTTATGTCGACCATTATTGTTTTGACGCGGTTCCCGCGCTTTTTGTCCTCTTTACGCGGGAACGTTCTCAGTAAAGCGCGTGCGCGACAATGGAGGCCTACCAGGCAACGAGAGTGAATTGGACGCGATTGTGCAACGACCAGGGCGTTTTATGCAACTGATGCAGCAGATCTGATATCTTAGGTCATTTGTACTTTAACTATTTCCTGATCATAATCTGTTCCCATCAACTCCTGCATTACATAACAATCGGCgtgattaatgtttatattgagGATGCACTTACattaactacatatattatataagtcttACTGTAGTACTAAAAgttaagtttttgaaataaatatcgcAAA comes from the Nymphalis io chromosome 1, ilAglIoxx1.1, whole genome shotgun sequence genome and includes:
- the LOC126777041 gene encoding uncharacterized protein LOC126777041, with protein sequence MVNGNYVLYGDRPSSDSEIVSDHVQTRTAERKTKRKANKATSANERHSRNVAELDNETDAVKYEKKIKEPRLLRYVPTTDVEENFVTEKFETYDLKLEEPPKRHAFTKKPKNPADGSVNYAYSRSSSSCSSPNLPTISEHGEQYGTYRVRSPQLPNANDIQGYDTKLDKYFAKPREVKTFAAKGSHPDSLYRVANDSGAVSNQLVRALRVLRWPLALFTVCIALAVFVYFLMPVNMDAESDTVNATYWEESISEAQSHNNQNKLAIKPTLQTGTEKSRPPGSNPPEIDFYDSDHNNYDLSSIVDIVTETLPKRKLPLPPVFPTHIAPEVQYGNEEADSESSRSPKLLKVTTTVPSDSTLKPHITQKPEKPLAVYFKDGNAITTTSTEGVLITESITHAESSNDIANYLKQQANKNTMKYSKPEIHIHQVSPSSLPLPQFDTTKMKQLIQPKPDVPPEVQEYYSRPAVNSDVKFTSGHSKLFGISIEDAENMKSTTQNSLYNTRVSPTLPTWRDRDDSTTKKYPINGNYDVPQCRSTRLPLCRGVLPYDLAGAPATVGTVDVTTLLPQIQYLVSTNCSQRVRHFACSLLEPECSPPPYAPKLPCYNFCKAIVDSCDGMLPADLQPMFACNQYSSNNCATARAPCFSRELACGDGSCVPRDWICDGTRDCPGGEDEMPCSACENNEYRCSSGLCITKRWLCDGYADCPSGEDEQGDLCRGRLRAEGGYEEDVGEPGEELAGSAPAPSVRKPNRLHVPGNRNYASPAGDIDSSQELLMTSDSNNGLRRNFTRRPSLSRLTPYKRPKPLEVKHDSEENNENTSVNPMKKITTISHQNRTGQPNSKNVKKGNLDESPENVNLEDLGLFGDVVKEKNEEQTEKKAPKKQQFRPMNRATELSGSTKLDKTVNKLEKVIDGAAMLRKAARENREETIDSPESNNTMDIAIDMPGGYNSAHASPCPSGELRCVDGRCITFAQLCDGTIDCSDHADEDNCYT